Within Sorangiineae bacterium MSr11367, the genomic segment GCAACACGCGGGATCGCCTCCACGCGTGCTTTCGTTCGCGTGACGACCGCACGCAAAGACTCGAGCTGCTCGCGCACCGAATCGGGCCCCGTTCCGCCGGGGCTCGTCTTGCGCGCGACGGCGCCGCGGATGCGCGCGGCCAAGAGCACCTCATCATCGAGACGCGCGTCGATGGCCTGGGCCATCTCGGTGGTGACGTGGGCGAGCGGCACGCGCGCATCCTGGCACGCCCGCACCAAGGTGCCGGCGAGCTGGTAGGCGGTGCGGAACGGAAGGCCCTTCTGCACGAGCGCTTCGGCGATGTCGGTCGCCTGGGTGGCGTCTTGCTCCACGGCCTGCAGGCATCGCATCTTGTCGAAGGTGACGCGCGAGAGGCCGAGCTCGAGGATGTCCAGCACGCTGCGAACGAGCGGCCCGGTGGCGAGGATCGGCCCGCGGTCCTCTTGCAGGTCGCGGTTGTAGCCGCTGGGCAGCCCCTTCATGTCGACGAGCAAGGTGACCAGGTTGCCGATGCCGGCACCGCTCTTGGCGCGCACCAGTTCGAACAGATCCGGGTTGCGCTTTTGCGGCATCATGCTCGACCCGCAGGCGATGGCGCCATCGAGGCGAACGAAGCCGAATTCGGGCGAGGCGAAGTCGACGAAGTCGGTGGCGATGCGGCTCGTGTGCACGAGCAGGCGCGAGGCGGCGTAGGCATAGTCGAGCGCGAAATCGCGGTCGCCGACGGTGTCGAGCCCGTTCGTGGTGATGCGCTCGAACGCGAGCAGATCCCGCACCAGCACCCGGTCGATGGGAAGCGACGTGCCCGCGATGGCGCCCACGCCCAGCGGCGAGGCGTCGGTCTGCTGCAGCACGAAGGAGAAGGCGTCGATGTCGCGGGCCAGCATGGCGCCGTAGGCCGCGAACAAATACGACAGCGTGATGGGCATCGCGCGCTGCCGGTGCGTGTACGACGGTAGAATCGTGGACGACTCGACCTCGGCGCGCTCCAAGATGGCGCTCAAAAGCTTGGTGAGCGACGTGAAGATCTCCGCGCACTGCTCGCGCACGTAGAGGTGCAGATCCAGCGCGACCTGGTCGTTGCGCGAGCGCGCCGCGTGCAGTGCACCGGCGGTGGGACCGAGCTTGCTGGTGAGCAGCGACTCGACGGCCATGTGCACGTCTTCCTCGTCGGGAAGCTGCAAGGTGCCCGCCTGCACGGCGTCCCAGATACTCACGAGCCCCTCGCGGATGGCCCGCGCCTGATCCTGCGGCACGATGCCACGGCGCGAGAGCATGGTGAGGTGCGCGAGGCTTCCCAGGAGATCTTCCCGGATCAAGGCGCGATCGAGCGAGAGTGAACTCGTGAACGCGAGGACTTCCGGCAAGAGCGTGGGCCCGCCGGCGGCAGCCGTTTTGGCAATCATCGCTACTGCATTCCTTTCTTCCAGACCGAAATCAACCCCTTGACCAACTTGGCCGGGGCCACGCCCCGTGCGGGCGCGAGAAATATCGTGTCATCCCCGGCGATGGTGCCGAGCAGCTCGCTCAGCTTGGCGGCGTCCAGCGCGCGCGCCACCGCGGAGGCGGCGCCGGGGAGCGTGTGCACCACCACGAGCCCATCACCCGCGGCGATGTGGGTGACCATGTCGCGCACCCGCTCGAGGTCTCCGCCGCGCGGGGCGGCCATGGGAAACCCCTCGATCTCGTACACCATGCCGCCTTCGGCCAAGGTCACGCGGCGGGCCCGCAGCCGCGCGAGATCGCGCGAGAGGGTCGCCTGCGTGACGTCGAACCCGAGCTTCGCGACCCGCTCGCGAAGCTCTTCTTGCGTGCCGATTTGCTCCGTCCGGATCAAATGCCGGATCGCTTCGCGCCGGGAGAGCGATTCATTTGGACGCACTGGCCCCATGGCTCTCTCCCACTTCGTCCACGTGCAAAATGGTTCCGACGCCCTTCTCGGTGAAGAGCTCCGCGATGATCGAGTGCGGGGTGCGCCCGTCGATCACGTGCACGTTCTTGGTGGCCCCCGATTGGAGCACCTGCAAAATCGACTCGGATTTGACGGCCATGCCGCCCTTGACCGTGCCGCTCTTCATCTTGGCCCGAAGCTCGGACGCGGACAGTTCGCTCAGCAGCTCGCCGTTCTCGAGGATGCCTGCCACGTCGGACAGGTAAATGAGCTTCTCGGCTTTGACGGCGACCGCCACACCTGCCGCCACGATGTCGGCGTTCAGGTTGTAGCTGTGGCCATCCTGCCCCAGGCCCACCGGCGAGATGACCGGGATGTAGCCCTGATCGAGCATCAAATTGAGCAGGCTGGCGTTGACCTCCACGAGCTCGCCCACG encodes:
- the argH gene encoding argininosuccinate lyase; this encodes MIAKTAAAGGPTLLPEVLAFTSSLSLDRALIREDLLGSLAHLTMLSRRGIVPQDQARAIREGLVSIWDAVQAGTLQLPDEEDVHMAVESLLTSKLGPTAGALHAARSRNDQVALDLHLYVREQCAEIFTSLTKLLSAILERAEVESSTILPSYTHRQRAMPITLSYLFAAYGAMLARDIDAFSFVLQQTDASPLGVGAIAGTSLPIDRVLVRDLLAFERITTNGLDTVGDRDFALDYAYAASRLLVHTSRIATDFVDFASPEFGFVRLDGAIACGSSMMPQKRNPDLFELVRAKSGAGIGNLVTLLVDMKGLPSGYNRDLQEDRGPILATGPLVRSVLDILELGLSRVTFDKMRCLQAVEQDATQATDIAEALVQKGLPFRTAYQLAGTLVRACQDARVPLAHVTTEMAQAIDARLDDEVLLAARIRGAVARKTSPGGTGPDSVREQLESLRAVVTRTKARVEAIPRVATLFAQLREAPL
- a CDS encoding arginine repressor, with translation MGPVRPNESLSRREAIRHLIRTEQIGTQEELRERVAKLGFDVTQATLSRDLARLRARRVTLAEGGMVYEIEGFPMAAPRGGDLERVRDMVTHIAAGDGLVVVHTLPGAASAVARALDAAKLSELLGTIAGDDTIFLAPARGVAPAKLVKGLISVWKKGMQ